One genomic region from Thalassotalea sp. PS06 encodes:
- a CDS encoding CinA family nicotinamide mononucleotide deamidase-related protein, producing the protein MLKVQLLLTGNELMSGDITDTNSVFMAQQLKNLGVEVHKKVTVGDELELLVNEISALSSSADVLIINGGLGPTVDDLTAQALAQSKGVELSVHPQALQELQAWCDRRQYPLTEPNRKQAILPDGCNIVSNPIGSAPGFSLTLNDCLVICTPGVPREMKMMFEQSILPIIKGKMPAGLSNKTNKLRVFGIGESGLQKIINEQFTDWPEHIDLGFRASQPLLEIKLTAHYQSHHQDLQDWTDKLKTLFAQHIVCEGDGDLPSTVIDILKSQGKFITTAESCTGGLIAASITSVAGSSAVFEAGYTTYSNRIKHQLLGVSEQTLQIHGAVSEPVVRQMLIGALNASGADVGVSVSGIAGPDGGSDEKPVGTVWLAWGDIQTQYAQELYFPGPRRFFQNYIAYAGLDLVRRFLLDYRDTPRYVIERQRKPTT; encoded by the coding sequence ATGTTAAAAGTGCAACTGCTATTAACCGGTAATGAGTTAATGAGCGGCGATATCACCGATACCAATTCGGTATTTATGGCTCAGCAATTAAAAAACCTGGGCGTAGAAGTCCACAAAAAAGTTACGGTCGGCGATGAGTTAGAATTGTTGGTAAATGAAATTAGCGCATTATCATCGAGCGCCGACGTATTGATCATCAATGGCGGGCTAGGACCTACGGTTGACGATTTAACCGCGCAAGCGCTGGCACAGTCGAAAGGCGTTGAGCTCAGCGTTCACCCCCAAGCTTTACAGGAACTTCAAGCCTGGTGCGATCGCCGCCAATATCCTCTGACTGAGCCGAATCGCAAGCAGGCCATACTTCCCGATGGTTGCAACATTGTGTCTAACCCGATTGGTAGTGCGCCTGGTTTTTCATTGACCTTAAATGATTGCCTGGTGATCTGCACCCCAGGTGTACCAAGGGAAATGAAGATGATGTTTGAGCAAAGCATTTTGCCGATTATCAAAGGTAAGATGCCGGCTGGCCTAAGTAATAAAACCAACAAACTGAGGGTATTCGGTATTGGCGAGTCTGGTTTGCAAAAAATCATCAATGAGCAATTTACTGACTGGCCAGAACATATCGACTTAGGGTTTAGAGCCAGTCAGCCACTGCTGGAAATAAAACTCACCGCCCATTATCAATCCCATCATCAAGATTTACAGGACTGGACCGACAAACTCAAAACGCTATTTGCTCAACACATTGTTTGTGAGGGCGATGGTGATTTACCGTCAACGGTGATTGATATTCTAAAATCCCAGGGCAAATTTATTACCACCGCAGAATCCTGCACCGGAGGTTTGATTGCCGCGTCGATCACCTCGGTTGCCGGCTCATCGGCAGTATTTGAAGCCGGATACACCACCTATTCGAATCGAATTAAACATCAATTACTTGGTGTTAGTGAACAGACTCTGCAAATACATGGGGCGGTGAGTGAACCTGTGGTCAGGCAAATGTTAATTGGCGCATTGAACGCTTCTGGCGCCGATGTTGGTGTCAGTGTTTCCGGTATCGCCGGTCCTGATGGCGGCAGCGATGAAAAACCGGTTGGTACGGTTTGGCTTGCCTGGGGAGACATACAAACCCAATATGCGCAAGAATTGTATTTTCCGGGGCCGCGGCGCTTTTTCCAAAACTATATTGCTTATGCAGGCCTGGATTTAGTACGCAGATTCCTGCTCGATTATCGTGACACTCCCCGCTATGTTATTGAACGACAACGAAAACCAACAACATAG
- a CDS encoding DUF4097 family beta strand repeat-containing protein: MKKLSLISLTLASLMTFQAHADADRTEEKTFDLSGKGELLVDNVNGNVEITAWDQNQVMVKAIVTADDEDDLENIEVKMRQSGDRISVETDYKERGGWGGGNSSGSVEYIIQVPANIDLKEIDLVNGALRVEGVRGELNADMVNGSIEATELASDVEVDAVNGGIELTFADDAKNLDIEVETVNGGIRIYLPENFGANIDASTGNGSIRTEFGLTGEKGKYYGTDLNGKFGDGSSSLDLESVNGSIRVMKK, from the coding sequence ATGAAAAAACTTTCTCTAATCAGCCTGACGTTGGCAAGCTTAATGACATTTCAGGCCCATGCCGATGCTGACAGAACCGAAGAAAAGACCTTCGATTTAAGCGGAAAAGGCGAGTTGTTGGTTGATAACGTTAATGGCAACGTGGAAATCACCGCCTGGGATCAGAATCAGGTAATGGTAAAAGCCATTGTTACTGCCGATGATGAAGACGATTTGGAAAACATCGAAGTGAAAATGCGTCAAAGCGGCGACCGCATCAGTGTTGAAACTGACTATAAAGAGCGCGGCGGCTGGGGTGGCGGCAATAGCTCAGGTAGCGTTGAATACATTATCCAGGTACCGGCAAACATTGATTTAAAAGAAATCGATTTAGTTAACGGTGCGTTGCGAGTTGAAGGGGTTCGCGGTGAACTGAACGCCGATATGGTAAACGGTTCAATTGAAGCCACAGAGCTGGCCTCTGATGTTGAAGTGGATGCGGTAAATGGCGGTATTGAGCTGACCTTTGCAGATGATGCTAAGAACCTGGATATTGAAGTAGAAACCGTTAATGGTGGTATTCGCATCTACCTTCCTGAAAACTTTGGTGCCAATATCGACGCCAGTACTGGTAACGGTTCAATCCGTACCGAGTTCGGCTTAACCGGTGAAAAAGGCAAGTACTATGGTACCGACCTAAATGGTAAATTTGGTGATGGCAGCTCATCACTGGATTTAGAAAGCGTTAATGGTTCGATTCGAGTCATGAAGAAATAA
- a CDS encoding DUF4153 domain-containing protein, whose product MDKQLPKAITLSIALLQGIILWLLYYSFEQQVFPATDPVWFNPLVSISAVIPVLFLVAATPQNWQRLTKFLIGFSAILIMTSAFVGTQQKPIEIIESAGLVFILAITTGIASFKAVMYGQLWSEKSDFSYHKLFDLSWRNFLIGVESALFTGIFYGILGLGAALFHVIGIDVFSELLEKAWFNIPVICMAFGFAIITFRRISKTVDIVANILQTLIKFLLPMLAVVALVFLITLPFTGLEKLWDTGRGSTLLLIMQAVTLFFVNAVYQNRKQHPYPLFWHRFIYISVAVLPIYSMIIAYGLWLRIDQYGWSVGRCWGVVIWALLASFCLGYLQGIVRKKDDWLQSLGWINVRMGIVILFVLLAVNTPILNFQKIAANSQISRISANQSDIENLDTYYFKWNLARPGYLALQEFKSNLDDSQNELVAKINKLYLPKRKEGEQITQEQFVKHLHYWPAKDIFPAALSTSLYKQQTNRWFVLGQQEYYLLAIDLNKDKQKEFLSVKEETEVIEVRIWRKNNENEWISAVVDRIYQSGNSQDKVDIKSIITENNLGVTEPEWQDLMLGNVRMQIPNK is encoded by the coding sequence ATGGATAAGCAGCTACCTAAAGCAATAACGTTAAGTATTGCATTGCTACAAGGAATTATATTGTGGTTACTGTATTACAGTTTTGAACAACAAGTATTTCCAGCAACGGATCCTGTTTGGTTTAATCCTTTGGTAAGCATAAGCGCAGTAATACCTGTCCTTTTTCTCGTGGCTGCAACGCCTCAGAATTGGCAGCGCCTGACGAAATTTCTGATTGGCTTTAGCGCAATCCTTATCATGACGTCCGCTTTTGTCGGCACTCAACAAAAACCAATAGAGATAATCGAATCCGCGGGATTGGTTTTTATCCTGGCGATCACAACAGGTATCGCTTCTTTTAAAGCGGTTATGTATGGACAATTATGGAGTGAAAAAAGTGATTTTAGTTATCACAAGTTATTTGACCTATCATGGCGTAATTTCTTAATCGGCGTTGAGTCGGCACTATTTACCGGCATTTTTTACGGGATACTAGGCCTGGGCGCAGCACTATTTCATGTCATCGGTATCGACGTATTCAGCGAATTATTAGAAAAGGCATGGTTTAACATCCCTGTGATCTGCATGGCATTCGGATTTGCCATTATTACATTTAGACGTATATCCAAAACCGTAGATATCGTCGCAAATATCCTGCAAACCCTCATTAAATTTTTACTGCCTATGCTGGCGGTAGTTGCCTTAGTGTTCTTAATTACATTGCCATTTACAGGCTTGGAAAAGCTTTGGGATACAGGCCGGGGCAGCACACTGCTATTGATCATGCAGGCGGTCACCCTATTTTTTGTTAACGCCGTCTATCAAAACCGTAAACAGCACCCATATCCCCTATTCTGGCATCGTTTTATCTACATTAGTGTCGCGGTTTTACCCATTTATAGTATGATTATCGCTTATGGCTTATGGTTACGAATCGACCAATACGGATGGAGTGTCGGCCGTTGCTGGGGCGTGGTAATTTGGGCACTATTAGCCAGTTTTTGTTTGGGTTATCTGCAGGGCATTGTTCGCAAAAAAGATGATTGGTTGCAATCTCTAGGATGGATAAATGTACGCATGGGGATTGTAATACTGTTCGTGTTATTGGCTGTGAACACACCTATATTGAATTTTCAGAAAATCGCCGCTAACAGTCAAATATCACGAATATCCGCCAATCAATCAGACATTGAAAACTTAGATACCTATTATTTTAAATGGAACCTGGCGCGACCCGGTTATCTGGCACTGCAGGAGTTTAAGAGTAACCTTGATGACTCTCAAAATGAACTCGTCGCGAAAATTAACAAACTATATTTACCTAAGCGTAAAGAAGGCGAACAAATAACGCAGGAGCAGTTTGTTAAACATCTGCACTATTGGCCAGCGAAGGACATTTTCCCTGCTGCGCTTTCTACCTCTCTCTATAAACAGCAGACCAATCGTTGGTTTGTACTTGGCCAGCAAGAGTATTATTTGTTAGCTATTGATCTGAATAAAGATAAGCAAAAAGAATTCCTCAGCGTTAAAGAAGAAACAGAGGTTATTGAAGTACGAATTTGGCGCAAAAATAACGAGAATGAGTGGATTAGTGCGGTCGTAGATCGTATTTACCAGTCTGGAAATTCCCAAGACAAAGTCGACATAAAATCAATTATTACTGAGAACAACTTAGGTGTGACTGAGCCTGAGTGGCAGGATTTGATGTTAGGAAATGTTAGGATGCAAATTCCTAATAAATAA
- a CDS encoding alpha/beta hydrolase codes for MSDLVLQTIKVEPKQQASACVIWLHGLGADGHDFEPIVPELRLPQALPIRFIFPHSPKMPVTINGGMVMPAWYDILDMSVERKVDVAQLTQSATAVQALVDEQIASGIPAERIILAGFSQGGAVAYQAALTYPKTLGGLLTMSTYFATKDSIQLNDANRNIDICIMHGSQDPVVNPVLGTQAKSVLETLGFNPEYYTYPMPHSVCAPQVRDISDWLQQRLS; via the coding sequence ATGAGCGATTTAGTATTACAAACCATTAAGGTTGAACCCAAGCAGCAGGCTTCGGCTTGTGTTATCTGGTTACATGGCCTTGGCGCTGATGGCCATGATTTTGAACCTATCGTGCCTGAGCTGCGTTTACCACAAGCTCTGCCAATTCGCTTTATCTTTCCCCATTCACCAAAAATGCCGGTAACCATCAATGGTGGCATGGTGATGCCTGCCTGGTATGACATTCTTGATATGAGTGTTGAACGTAAAGTTGATGTCGCTCAGTTAACGCAATCCGCAACGGCGGTTCAGGCGTTAGTTGATGAGCAAATTGCATCAGGCATACCGGCAGAACGAATCATTTTGGCGGGCTTTTCACAAGGCGGTGCCGTTGCCTACCAGGCAGCATTAACCTACCCGAAAACCTTGGGCGGTTTGCTAACCATGTCGACCTATTTCGCGACTAAAGATTCTATCCAATTAAATGATGCCAATCGTAATATCGATATTTGCATCATGCACGGTAGCCAGGATCCGGTGGTGAACCCTGTGCTTGGCACCCAGGCAAAATCGGTATTGGAAACCTTGGGCTTTAATCCGGAATATTATACCTACCCAATGCCACATTCCGTTTGCGCCCCACAGGTCAGAGATATCTCTGACTGGCTACAACAGCGCTTAAGCTAG
- a CDS encoding DUF2960 domain-containing protein, whose translation MPRKLTYVYKGVRKELPFSYSRHHDIYEAAAAAENVDISGFLAMEEQVRMTSKGKHAVKDFRQNEFTRMGFSDIKMVVDEDDASSD comes from the coding sequence ATGCCCAGAAAATTAACCTATGTCTATAAAGGCGTTCGTAAGGAACTGCCATTTTCCTACTCTCGACATCACGATATCTACGAGGCCGCAGCGGCTGCAGAGAATGTCGATATCTCAGGTTTTTTGGCGATGGAAGAGCAGGTGCGAATGACCTCAAAAGGTAAACATGCGGTAAAGGATTTTCGTCAGAATGAATTTACTCGAATGGGCTTTAGCGACATCAAAATGGTCGTTGATGAAGACGACGCTTCCAGTGATTAA
- a CDS encoding alpha/beta hydrolase family protein: MFKSKQFFGALLILGLSTSVVAQNEQRPLTVTDIMKFRSIDDASLSDNGKWLGYSAEPDRGDATFYVQSVSSDVRYQVERGTSGYFSDDSQFVAISQKPALLTLEKVSKKARKDLKNELTVINLVTGEKHHFLDVEDFQLHANGPWLAFSQPLKKKEEKKKQKDAEAEENKSDGKQDYLALDIDSGSDKETPEKSAENAEQKAADEEAPELFNKKQINKSLTLVNLTNGEQQVIEHVDQFKFSPELAVIAYSLSSKDGKDNGLQLLELGAADAKAVVVKENASFTQLSWNEEGDTLAYLQGDFSEKAERRSHQLALLDAKKGKVKTVKLDKNLPDLTSPYVPAVSKLVWSQDDERLFFGFKSLPAEKPEMAKIESQDDLFDIERLTSDRGLQVWHGEDPLIKTNEKFQYNRDKKHSYQAVYHVSKNKVVPLAGKDIPYLRATENEQAMIASSDLKYRKLRTWEGFFSDFYLVDLDDGEAKLIKEKLSSYNDMKVSESGRYVAYYDQGHIWVWDSRKDRHQNISEGMQVSFADEDHDYPSKVPGYGIAGWMEDDEGFFAYDKFDIWFFSADGDDKNCLTCDMGRVEKRQFRINIEDQDHDFFDEEQTLLLTSYNDAKKNFGFYQLALESNTLTRLVEEDKKFEYLATAEDADAILYTREDFNEFPDLWVSQHNFSDARKLTDVNPQKDEFLWGDAELVEWTSTMGEPHQGVLIKPANYVEGQTYPVLVYYYRLFSQRMYEFNAMKVNHRPNFPFYSSNGYAIFLPDVHFEIGSVGQSTNKSILPGIQKIIDMGVADKDAIGLHGHSWSGYQTLFSITETDMFAAAVSGAPVSNMTSAYSGIRLGTGLARQFQYEKGQSRIGASMFERRDLYIENSPVFFAERINTPLLMQFGDIDDAVPWQQGVEMYLAMRRLGKEVIFLQYEGEPHHLKKYPNKVDYTIKMKQYFDHYLKGAPAPEWMTKGEAYSE, translated from the coding sequence ATGTTCAAATCAAAGCAATTTTTCGGTGCCCTGTTAATTCTTGGATTATCCACGAGTGTTGTTGCCCAAAATGAGCAACGTCCGTTAACGGTCACCGACATCATGAAGTTTCGCAGCATTGACGATGCGAGTTTGTCAGACAATGGTAAGTGGCTTGGCTACAGTGCCGAGCCAGATCGCGGCGATGCAACCTTTTATGTGCAATCGGTAAGTAGCGATGTTCGCTATCAGGTGGAGCGCGGTACGTCCGGTTATTTCAGTGACGATTCTCAGTTTGTGGCGATTAGTCAAAAGCCAGCATTACTGACCCTTGAAAAAGTCAGCAAAAAAGCCCGTAAAGATCTGAAAAACGAACTGACGGTGATTAATCTGGTCACTGGCGAAAAACATCACTTTCTCGATGTCGAAGATTTTCAACTTCATGCCAACGGTCCATGGCTTGCCTTCTCTCAACCCCTAAAGAAGAAAGAAGAGAAAAAAAAACAGAAAGACGCGGAAGCTGAAGAAAACAAAAGCGACGGTAAACAGGATTACCTGGCCCTGGATATCGATAGTGGTAGCGATAAAGAAACCCCAGAAAAATCTGCCGAAAATGCAGAACAAAAGGCAGCCGATGAAGAAGCGCCTGAGCTTTTCAATAAAAAGCAGATTAATAAGTCGTTAACCCTGGTAAATCTTACCAATGGCGAGCAACAGGTTATTGAACACGTCGATCAATTCAAGTTCTCTCCTGAACTTGCCGTTATCGCTTATAGCCTTTCCAGCAAAGATGGAAAAGACAATGGATTGCAATTGCTTGAGCTAGGTGCGGCTGACGCCAAGGCTGTTGTTGTCAAAGAAAACGCCAGTTTCACGCAATTAAGCTGGAATGAAGAAGGCGATACTCTCGCTTATTTGCAAGGTGACTTTAGCGAAAAAGCCGAGCGTCGTTCGCATCAACTGGCTTTACTTGATGCCAAAAAAGGCAAAGTAAAAACCGTTAAGCTTGATAAAAATCTTCCTGATTTAACCTCGCCTTATGTTCCTGCAGTTAGCAAACTTGTCTGGAGTCAGGACGATGAGCGCCTGTTCTTTGGTTTTAAATCATTACCGGCAGAAAAGCCTGAAATGGCAAAAATTGAATCACAAGACGATCTATTTGATATCGAGCGTTTAACCAGCGACCGTGGCCTTCAGGTTTGGCACGGTGAAGATCCGTTGATTAAAACCAATGAAAAGTTTCAATACAACCGCGATAAAAAACACAGCTATCAGGCGGTTTACCATGTCAGCAAAAACAAAGTTGTACCATTGGCAGGCAAAGATATTCCGTATCTTCGTGCAACGGAAAATGAACAAGCGATGATTGCCAGCAGTGATTTAAAATATCGTAAGCTGCGCACCTGGGAAGGATTTTTCAGCGACTTTTATTTAGTCGACCTTGATGACGGCGAAGCAAAGCTTATCAAAGAAAAGTTAAGCTCATACAACGATATGAAGGTTAGTGAATCCGGTCGTTATGTCGCTTATTACGACCAGGGCCACATCTGGGTTTGGGATAGCCGTAAAGACCGTCATCAAAATATCAGTGAAGGTATGCAAGTCAGTTTTGCCGACGAAGATCACGATTACCCGTCTAAGGTTCCTGGTTATGGTATTGCCGGTTGGATGGAAGATGACGAAGGCTTTTTCGCCTATGACAAATTTGATATCTGGTTTTTCTCAGCGGATGGCGACGATAAAAACTGTTTAACCTGTGACATGGGGCGTGTCGAAAAACGACAATTTCGTATCAATATTGAAGACCAAGACCATGACTTTTTCGATGAAGAACAAACTCTGTTACTAACCAGCTACAACGATGCCAAGAAAAACTTTGGTTTTTATCAATTGGCGCTTGAGTCAAATACGCTGACAAGGCTGGTAGAAGAAGATAAGAAATTCGAGTATCTGGCAACGGCTGAAGATGCCGATGCGATTCTTTATACCCGTGAAGATTTCAATGAATTTCCGGATCTTTGGGTTAGCCAACACAACTTTTCCGATGCCCGAAAACTTACCGACGTAAACCCGCAAAAAGACGAGTTTTTATGGGGTGATGCTGAGCTGGTAGAGTGGACATCAACCATGGGCGAACCGCACCAGGGTGTGTTAATTAAGCCAGCGAACTATGTTGAAGGGCAAACCTATCCAGTACTTGTTTACTACTACCGTTTGTTCTCACAACGCATGTATGAATTTAATGCGATGAAGGTCAATCACAGACCGAACTTCCCATTCTATTCATCAAATGGTTACGCGATTTTCTTACCGGATGTGCACTTTGAAATCGGCAGTGTTGGTCAATCGACTAACAAGTCCATTTTACCGGGTATTCAAAAGATAATTGATATGGGTGTTGCTGATAAAGATGCCATTGGTCTCCATGGCCATAGCTGGAGTGGTTATCAAACCCTGTTTTCAATTACTGAAACTGACATGTTTGCCGCCGCTGTTTCAGGGGCGCCAGTATCTAACATGACAAGTGCGTATTCAGGCATTCGCCTCGGTACCGGCCTTGCTCGTCAATTCCAGTATGAGAAAGGACAAAGCCGAATTGGCGCCAGCATGTTTGAGCGTCGCGATCTATACATTGAAAACTCACCGGTATTTTTCGCCGAACGCATTAACACGCCATTGCTAATGCAATTCGGAGATATTGATGATGCCGTGCCATGGCAGCAAGGTGTTGAGATGTATCTGGCGATGCGTCGATTGGGTAAAGAGGTTATTTTCTTACAGTATGAGGGTGAACCACATCATCTGAAGAAGTATCCGAATAAAGTTGATTACACCATTAAAATGAAGCAGTACTTTGATCATTACCTTAAAGGTGCACCAGCTCCTGAGTGGATGACAAAAGGCGAAGCTTACAGCGAGTAA
- a CDS encoding ribonuclease E inhibitor RraB → MARDLSKFPTDSNGNMLWHMLQTGDNLANPREIQFSVIFPSQEKALQFGQILLENNQKLSFCPYLDNPEHPWEITAYPEMPASYDNIIGYQMLLETHARKFDGIYDGWYCPPQNLD, encoded by the coding sequence GTGGCTAGAGATCTTTCTAAATTTCCAACTGACTCCAACGGCAACATGCTTTGGCATATGTTGCAAACCGGAGACAATCTGGCAAACCCAAGGGAAATACAATTTTCCGTGATTTTTCCAAGTCAGGAAAAGGCGTTACAATTCGGGCAAATTCTGCTTGAAAACAACCAGAAATTGTCGTTTTGTCCGTATCTGGATAACCCGGAACATCCATGGGAAATTACCGCTTATCCGGAAATGCCGGCAAGTTATGACAACATTATTGGCTACCAAATGTTGTTAGAAACCCATGCCCGAAAATTTGATGGCATATATGATGGTTGGTATTGTCCACCGCAAAATCTAGATTAG
- a CDS encoding GNAT family N-acetyltransferase — MSEVTIVRANPSLIAEQSEKLAKLIYSSGPVAFDYVFGDGEGFLQYSVVKGRSQFGYQNHYVALIDGNIVGSVACFDRQQLLKLEVGCILDMLNYCRWRFPVAAKRGLAFERICPKPAKNTLYLAHLGVDSEFQGKGIGQQLMEFVNDQARDKGYQSVTLDVAHSNPRAEQLYLRKGFELIDTRESNTDPIVGHNRLQKSLGFRL; from the coding sequence ATGTCTGAAGTAACCATTGTCCGCGCCAATCCATCCTTAATTGCTGAACAAAGCGAAAAATTAGCCAAGCTCATATACAGCTCTGGCCCCGTCGCTTTTGATTACGTGTTTGGTGACGGTGAGGGCTTTTTGCAATACAGTGTGGTTAAAGGTCGGAGCCAATTTGGCTATCAAAACCATTATGTGGCGCTTATCGATGGCAATATTGTCGGTTCCGTGGCCTGCTTCGATCGTCAGCAATTATTGAAATTGGAAGTCGGCTGTATCCTTGATATGTTGAACTATTGTCGCTGGCGTTTTCCTGTTGCCGCCAAACGCGGTCTGGCATTTGAACGAATTTGCCCAAAACCTGCGAAAAACACTCTGTATCTGGCGCATTTGGGCGTGGATAGCGAGTTTCAGGGCAAAGGCATAGGACAACAGCTTATGGAATTTGTAAACGACCAGGCCAGGGACAAAGGTTATCAATCCGTCACTCTCGATGTGGCCCACAGTAATCCGCGTGCAGAGCAGTTATATCTGCGAAAGGGGTTTGAATTAATCGATACCCGAGAATCAAACACAGATCCGATCGTCGGTCATAATCGATTGCAAAAATCCTTAGGTTTTAGGTTATAG
- a CDS encoding ACP phosphodiesterase has protein sequence MNYLAHLFLAQNNSDSLTGNLMGDFCQGLDIAALPEPIQLGIENHRSIDRFTDNHLLVRELKGHLPKDMRRYSGIIADVVFDHFLALHWQDYSEQAFTEFRTQSYQQLLTKIDLMPERMQIMVQRMTSQDWLSGYQHLNNIDRALNGIGMRMRFANPLHRAIEPVRENYQIYQSTFAAFFPELLVHVDKVNIEGA, from the coding sequence ATGAATTATCTGGCTCATCTTTTTCTGGCGCAAAACAACAGCGACTCATTAACGGGAAACCTGATGGGGGACTTTTGTCAGGGACTGGATATCGCCGCACTTCCCGAACCAATCCAGTTAGGTATCGAAAACCACCGCAGTATTGACCGATTCACCGATAACCACCTATTGGTACGTGAACTAAAAGGGCATTTACCTAAGGATATGCGCCGTTATTCTGGCATTATTGCGGATGTCGTGTTTGATCATTTTCTGGCATTGCACTGGCAGGATTACAGTGAGCAAGCGTTTACTGAATTTCGAACTCAAAGTTATCAGCAGTTGTTAACCAAAATCGATTTGATGCCTGAGAGGATGCAAATTATGGTTCAGAGAATGACGAGTCAGGATTGGCTTTCTGGCTATCAGCATCTCAATAATATCGATAGAGCATTGAACGGCATTGGTATGCGGATGCGATTTGCAAATCCGCTGCATCGGGCCATTGAACCCGTAAGAGAAAACTACCAGATTTATCAATCAACCTTCGCAGCATTTTTTCCTGAGTTGCTCGTTCACGTAGATAAAGTGAATATCGAAGGCGCCTAA
- a CDS encoding nitroreductase family protein, whose product MKDHANVPLSDYIEYSPEEMLKRSENFYNDIKRRHSIRKFSDRAVDKAVIENCIKAAGRAPSGANHQPWHFVAIESAEVKKQIREQAEALEQSFYQGRAGDEWLDALKPLGTDSQKPYLEHAPWLIAVFSQKKGGIHAEDKSTNYYVHESVGLATGFLLNALHHSGLVTLTHTPKPMSFLSKVCERDDNERPYMLIIAGYPAEDATVPEHALVKKSIDDIATFL is encoded by the coding sequence ATGAAAGACCATGCCAATGTTCCTTTATCGGATTACATTGAATACTCACCCGAAGAAATGCTGAAGCGTTCTGAGAACTTCTATAACGATATCAAGCGACGTCATTCGATTCGTAAATTCAGCGACCGTGCGGTAGATAAAGCCGTTATTGAAAACTGCATCAAAGCCGCAGGCAGAGCCCCAAGCGGTGCGAACCACCAGCCATGGCATTTTGTTGCCATCGAATCGGCTGAGGTAAAAAAACAAATCCGCGAACAAGCCGAAGCGCTGGAACAAAGCTTCTATCAGGGACGCGCAGGAGATGAATGGCTAGATGCATTAAAACCACTGGGCACCGATTCGCAAAAACCTTATCTCGAACATGCCCCTTGGTTAATCGCGGTATTTAGTCAGAAAAAAGGTGGGATCCACGCCGAAGATAAAAGTACCAATTATTATGTGCATGAATCCGTGGGCCTCGCGACAGGGTTTCTGTTAAATGCCCTGCACCACAGTGGGCTGGTGACCTTAACTCATACGCCAAAGCCTATGTCGTTTTTGAGTAAGGTCTGTGAACGTGATGATAACGAACGTCCATATATGCTGATTATTGCCGGTTACCCTGCCGAAGATGCAACGGTGCCAGAGCACGCACTGGTGAAGAAAAGTATCGACGATATCGCTACATTTCTATAA